The sequence TGGTTCTTTCGTTAATAATTGGTTTATTCGCTTTTTTGCTACTTTTAATGACATTTTTGGTAGTTTTTTAGGATTTATTATTCCTTTAATTATTATTGGTTTTATTGTTCCGGGTATTGGATCATTAGGTAAAGGTGCAGGTAAATTATTGGGCTTAACTGCTGTAATCGCTTATACATCGACTATTATTGCTGGTATCATAGCATTTATATCAGCGAAATTGCTTTACCCAAGCTTGTTAACCCAACAATCTCTACAATCATTTTCCGATCCTTCCAAAGCATTAAGCAGTGGGTTTATTGAAATAGAAATGCCACCCCCTATGGAAGTGATGACTGCATTATTACTCTCGTTTGTAATTGGTTTGGGAATCGCAGCGATTAAAGGAGATGTACTTTATAAATTATCACTTGATTTTCGTGATATCATTCATTTAGTTATTGAAAAAGTGATCATCCCATTACTACCTTTTCATATTTTCGGGATTTTTGCTAATATGACTGCTGCTGGTCAAGTTAGCACGATTTTATCGGTTTTTGCTAAAGTGTTTGTCATGATCATTGTTCTGCATTTACTCTACTTATTTTTACAATATAGCTTTGCTGGTATGATAAGTAAACAAAACCCTATCAAAATGATTCAAACAATGGCACCAGCATATTTCACAGCGCTTGGGACACAGTCTTCAGC is a genomic window of Virgibacillus proomii containing:
- a CDS encoding dicarboxylate/amino acid:cation symporter is translated as MKSFGLLFRIFLAIILGIAIGSFVNNWFIRFFATFNDIFGSFLGFIIPLIIIGFIVPGIGSLGKGAGKLLGLTAVIAYTSTIIAGIIAFISAKLLYPSLLTQQSLQSFSDPSKALSSGFIEIEMPPPMEVMTALLLSFVIGLGIAAIKGDVLYKLSLDFRDIIHLVIEKVIIPLLPFHIFGIFANMTAAGQVSTILSVFAKVFVMIIVLHLLYLFLQYSFAGMISKQNPIKMIQTMAPAYFTALGTQSSAATIPVTLKHAKKLKVRSSIADFTIPLLANIHLSGSTITIVSCALAVIFLQGDAASFSTIFPFIIMLGFTMVAAPGVPGGAVMAAVGLLKSMLGFDATMVSLMIALYLAQDSLGTACNVTGDGAITSITDTLRKRTAKEEASIL